In the Rhinoderma darwinii isolate aRhiDar2 chromosome 13, aRhiDar2.hap1, whole genome shotgun sequence genome, one interval contains:
- the LOC142666051 gene encoding avidin-like, whose translation MQGAPCNVTGVWVNAVGSVLKLSAKGSQLKGSLCSYVEVYPGAAGEQKTGKLMGLIGQGDQPTFTMSINWKGGSVTAWVGQCFQTSDCPVLKTTWLLRSKATLEDNWKATRIGEDVFYPQKKCVVDNDVI comes from the exons atg CAGGGAGCTCCCTGTAATGTGACTGGAGTCTGGGTAAATGCTGTGGGATCAGTTCTCAAGCTTTCTGCTAAAGGATCCCAGCTCAAAGGCTCCTTGTGCTCTTACGTAGAGGTCTATCCTGGTGCAGCAGGTGAACAGAAGACTGGTAAGCTGATGGGGCTAATTGGACAAGGAGATCAACCAACCTTTACCATGTCCATAAACTGGAAAGGAG GTTCAGTCACTGCTTGGGTTGGCCAGTGTTTCCAGACATCAGATTGCCCAGTTTTGAAAACCACGTGGTTGTTGCGCTCAAAGGCCACATTAGAAGATAACTGGAAGGCAACCAG gATTGGTGAAGATGTGTTTTACCCACAGAAGAAATGTGTTGTAGATAATGATGTCATTTGA